One region of Vairimorpha necatrix chromosome 10, complete sequence genomic DNA includes:
- a CDS encoding serine/threonine-protein kinase Chk1, which yields MNNLFKIQETLASGSTSKVKKILTIDNKEYALKIMPKCIKDSKSFIKEISIHKSLINTNIIKYIDSYEDLENYYLVMELAKFELHGFIECDIGINPSVVHFLIKQLISGIEYLHNKGICHRDIKPENLLIDSNGTLLISDFGYSTFFRYKGKYRRLKALAGSKEYISPEVANENYDGELCDIWSIGVLLIVLLTGTLPWECPVLEDQRFKTYISMKYHYYPPFTKIRGKILHLIRNILVAEKKRFNINKLKNHPWVLEETTVNKSNIFRLMPIKENFDILFTQPNNINKTSFKTELKLSQPIDNCNQISEQHRFYKNGKIEEVKREIVDLLKYMVVPHDIIDDVITFNTTDTKRGILRGKVFFTKVEDCCYITIRKLKGDYNEFKKFLGIFGENYDEDC from the coding sequence ATgaataatttgtttaaaattcaaGAAACTCTTGCCAGTGGCAGCACATCAAAAGTAAAGAAAATTCTCACTATagataataaagaatatgCTCTTAAAATCATGCCTAAATGTATAAAAGATTccaaatcttttattaaagagATTTCTATTCataaatctttaattaatactaatataataaagtaTATAGATTCATATGAAGACTTAGagaattattatttagtaATGGAACTTGCTAAATTCGAGTTACATGGGTTTATAGAATGCGATATTGGTATTAATCCATCAGTagtacattttttaattaaacaaCTTATTTCTGGTATAGAATATTTACACAATAAAGGAATATGTCATAGAGATATAAAACCAGAAAATCTACTTATTGATTCTAATGGTACACTTTTAATATCTGATTTCGGATATTCTACATTTTTCCGTTATAAAGGGAAATATAGAAGATTAAAAGCTTTAGCTGGTAGTAAAGAATACATTTCGCCAGAGGTGGCGAATGAAAATTATGATGGCGAATTATGTGACATTTGGAGTATTGGTGTTTTacttattgttttattgaCAGGAACACTCCCATGGGAGTGTCCCGTCTTAGAAGACCAAAGATTTAAGACTTACATATCAATGAAATATCATTATTATCCGCcatttactaaaattagaggcaaaattttacatttaattagaaatattttagtagcagaaaaaaaaagatttaatattaataaattaaaaaatcatccATGGGTACTTGAAGAGACTACAGTAAACAAATCCAATATTTTCAGATTGATGCCTATCAAAGAgaattttgatattttatttactcaaccaaacaatataaataagacTAGTTTTAAGAcagaattaaaattaagcCAACCAATTGACAATTGTAATCAAATTTCTGAACAAcatagattttataaaaacggGAAGATTGAAGAAGTAAAAAGAGAAATTGtcgatttattaaaatatatggtAGTACCACATGATATAATAGACGATGTTATAACATTTAATACTACTGATACGAAAAGAGGAATATTAAGAGGAAAAGTGTTTTTTACTAAAGTCGAAGATTGTTGTTATATAACTATAAGGAAACTTAAAGGAGAttataatgaatttaaaaaatttttaggaaTTTTTGGAGAAAATTATGATGAAGAttgttaa
- a CDS encoding serine/threonine-protein kinase, whose translation MNKLSKFMKFCYTCRLEILTYTKHNKKRLIISIFFSFLFFFFLKIIFFNIFGDMKDKQESYMKNKQDEKEEIYDFINKSVDLCLKKKTRYEQNKKFNEIISSLPIKPIKMTLTTSVFLLNNDKFTVLKRIIVNKKTPIFEDKIALRLDHFNIVKSYKSEIRSYRDMNNETQTIIWLYMEYLPFKISQGYVKKNEEIIKEIAYDLLLGLEYLHKNNIAHLDLKIANIMGFKENDKMRYKIIDFGYSRVVDKEVFIPGKQYGTFPYKPPEVVFESIHGLKGDIWCVGAILLFLRLEETPFYDSSNKKDKPLYDKFLSGRYKIKYPQGISPVLKDFIKACMRLDRNKRPSVEELLTHKLFREKGVLFGDEEVSSDYYSDSEYDETDESIDIDL comes from the coding sequence ATGAACAAACTTTCcaaatttatgaaattttgCTACACATGCCGACTTGAGATTCTGACCTATACCAAGCACAACAAGAAGAGGTTAATAATTTccattttcttttcttttttatttttcttttttcttaaaattattttttttaatatttttgggGATATGAAAGATAAACAGGAGAGTTAcatgaaaaataaacaagatgaaaaagaagaaatttatgattttattaataaatcgGTAGATTTATGtttaaagaagaagacTAGATATGAacaaaataagaaatttaatgaaataatttcttccTTGCCAATTAAGCCTATTAAGATGACTTTGACCActtctgtttttttattaaataatgataaatttacagttttaaaaagaattatagtaaataaaaagacaCCAATTTTTGAAGATAAGATTGCTTTAAGACTTGATCATTTCAATATAGTGAAATCTTATAAGTCTGAGATAAGAAGTTATAGAGACATGAATAATGAGACACAGACTATTATTTGGTTATATATGGAATATTTACCCTTTAAGATATCTCAAGGGTATGTAAAGAAGAAcgaagaaataattaagGAAATAGCCTATGATCTGCTTCTTGGGCTAGAATATCTCCATAAGAATAATATAGCCCATTTAGATCTTAAGATAGCGAATATTATGGGgtttaaagaaaatgacAAAATgagatataaaattatagattttGGATATTCCAGGGTAGTCGACAAAGAGGTGTTTATTCCTGGGAAGCAGTATGGGACTTTTCCTTATAAGCCGCCAGAAGTGGTATTTGAAAGTATCCACGGGCTCAAAGGCGACATTTGGTGCGTCGGGGCgattcttctttttttaagattaGAAGAGACGCCTTTTTATGATTcaagtaataaaaaagacaagCCGCTTTATGACAAGTTTCTAAGTGGAAGGTATAAAATCAAGTACCCCCAAGGGATTTCTCCCGTTTTAAAGGACTTTATTAAGGCGTGCATGCGGCTTGACAGGAACAAGAGGCCTAGCGTGGAAGAACTTTTAActcataaattatttagagAAAAGGGTGTTTTATTTGGGGACGAGGAAGTATCTTCAGACTATTATTCTGATAGTGAATATGATGAAACAGATGAATCTATAGACATTGAcctataa
- a CDS encoding putative ribonuclease P protein component 4, producing MQNIFYLLRLFPVYKFSPYVVSKLLLEEGSSKVACQTCEHFYISSVNCQTSINGEYFIIECKGCKEITTIRIIQ from the coding sequence atgcagaatattttttatttgttgaGATTGTTTCctgtttataaatttagtcCTTATGTCGTCAGTAAACTTCTTCTAGAGGAAGGAAGTAGCAAAGTGGCCTGCCAGACCTGTgagcatttttatatttccaGTGTAAATTGTCAGACTTCTATAAATGGGGAGTATTTCATAATTGAATGTAAAGGGTGTAAAGAAATAACAACCATAAGAAttatacaataa